Proteins encoded in a region of the Bombiscardovia apis genome:
- a CDS encoding helix-turn-helix transcriptional regulator, with product MPNEQPREFDPRYDYEELSLDLYWQADELLNQLVGMRQERGLTQAELAKRMGVTQSYVSQIETGRKDLVELLGAYAVEVGARVTYVVEPAEESHAHEAEEFTARPIRARPENILAYDPDELDQQEREEYQIAKRVREELKSRKNSTKKPGERPDTQHKNLDE from the coding sequence CCCCGCGAATTTGACCCACGCTACGACTACGAAGAACTGTCGCTTGACTTATATTGGCAGGCCGACGAATTGCTCAACCAGCTCGTAGGCATGAGGCAGGAGCGCGGACTGACTCAGGCAGAGCTCGCTAAACGTATGGGTGTCACGCAGTCTTACGTGTCGCAAATTGAGACTGGGCGGAAGGACTTAGTAGAGCTGCTCGGTGCCTATGCGGTAGAAGTTGGCGCTCGCGTTACGTATGTAGTAGAACCCGCAGAAGAGAGCCACGCGCACGAAGCTGAGGAATTCACGGCCCGCCCGATTCGCGCACGCCCGGAAAATATTTTGGCTTACGACCCCGATGAACTCGACCAGCAAGAGCGGGAAGAGTACCAGATTGCTAAACGAGTGCGAGAAGAACTGAAAAGCAGAAAAAACAGCACGAAGAAGCCGGGCGAGAGACCTGACACGCAGCACAAGAATCTAGACGAGTGA
- a CDS encoding MFS transporter: MKKSLVALASGAFALGAAEFIMMGILPQTARAMQVSIPQAGHFISAYAIGVCMGTLILVFGRKVPPKRLILLFLALIVMGNTFSALSTSAGMLIAARFIAGLPHGAFFGTAAYIAKLSAEPGKEAQAMAVTITGQTLANMLGVPGGTMLAQYLSWRAAFAFLALWGAATIVLTLRWIPNLPAVPDTGLRGQFHFLKRRGPWAILLAVFTGNAGIFCWWSYVSPWLSHVGEWSSGAVSLLMMLAGFGMVVGGIAGGALSDRWRHAGSAALGQFIAFVGLLMVFAIPGSKLSTAILTFWVAFGLFFVSTPQQMLMVEAGQGGGELIGGATIQIAFNFGNAVGSSIGGAALSASAMNYHYPALAGAPLALIAVLLLVWYSHRLETETDAIHRLEEVKV; the protein is encoded by the coding sequence ATGAAAAAGAGTCTGGTTGCATTGGCTTCTGGAGCGTTTGCCTTGGGGGCTGCCGAGTTCATTATGATGGGCATTTTGCCGCAGACTGCGAGAGCTATGCAGGTCTCGATTCCCCAAGCCGGGCACTTCATTTCCGCTTACGCCATTGGCGTGTGCATGGGCACTCTCATCCTCGTTTTTGGGCGCAAAGTGCCTCCGAAACGCCTCATCTTGCTCTTTCTAGCTCTTATTGTGATGGGCAACACCTTCTCTGCTCTCTCAACCAGCGCTGGCATGCTCATCGCGGCCCGGTTTATCGCAGGCCTACCCCACGGCGCTTTCTTTGGCACTGCTGCTTATATAGCGAAGCTCAGCGCCGAACCAGGTAAGGAAGCTCAGGCGATGGCGGTCACCATCACCGGGCAAACGCTGGCTAACATGCTGGGAGTGCCCGGCGGCACCATGCTGGCCCAATACTTGTCTTGGCGGGCAGCGTTCGCCTTCTTGGCACTGTGGGGAGCAGCTACGATTGTGCTGACCTTGCGCTGGATTCCCAACCTGCCTGCAGTGCCAGATACCGGTTTACGCGGCCAGTTCCACTTTCTCAAACGCCGAGGGCCTTGGGCCATACTCCTCGCCGTGTTTACCGGCAATGCGGGCATTTTCTGCTGGTGGTCGTACGTCTCTCCCTGGCTGAGTCACGTGGGCGAATGGTCAAGCGGGGCCGTTTCCTTGCTGATGATGCTAGCAGGCTTCGGTATGGTAGTCGGCGGTATCGCAGGCGGCGCTTTATCGGACCGCTGGCGGCATGCGGGCTCGGCAGCTTTGGGCCAGTTCATAGCGTTTGTTGGTCTGCTGATGGTCTTCGCTATCCCCGGCTCCAAGCTCTCGACCGCCATTCTCACCTTCTGGGTAGCTTTTGGTCTCTTTTTCGTCTCAACGCCCCAGCAGATGTTGATGGTCGAAGCTGGCCAAGGAGGCGGCGAACTCATTGGCGGCGCAACCATACAAATAGCCTTCAATTTCGGCAATGCGGTGGGCTCCTCTATCGGTGGCGCAGCTCTGAGCGCATCGGCTATGAATTACCACTATCCCGCCCTCGCTGGCGCTCCCCTAGCCCTGATTGCGGTGCTCCTGCTGGTCTGGTATTCTCACCGTTTGGAGACTGAAACCGACGCTATCCACCGCTTGGAAGAGGTCAAGGTTTGA
- a CDS encoding DUF4125 family protein: protein MSQTNQAAMSDDELREHIVRHEWEQFQQVDNEGGRANCQGNWPTFHQMRYSQFALWPRELLDSYAQDLDIADKERRNLLTEKYARMMESTAPEEYRRDIAPYLPKLGLERQSQQERIIKQQVAWAADFRSHYPKLGQEMRILRTADDTVQDTSFETYLRGELSTYSANTLRLYLKMVLMLAAQRRNLTEETLLATVQAAGYENLDQAEAAQQEPLQA, encoded by the coding sequence ATGAGCCAGACCAATCAAGCAGCCATGAGTGACGACGAGCTGCGCGAACACATCGTGCGCCACGAATGGGAGCAATTCCAGCAGGTCGACAACGAGGGAGGCCGCGCCAACTGCCAGGGCAACTGGCCCACCTTCCACCAGATGCGCTACAGTCAGTTCGCCCTGTGGCCTCGCGAGCTACTCGACAGCTATGCCCAAGATTTAGACATCGCAGACAAAGAGAGACGTAACCTCCTCACCGAAAAGTACGCTCGGATGATGGAGTCGACAGCACCCGAGGAATACCGGCGGGATATTGCTCCCTACCTGCCCAAGCTCGGGCTCGAACGCCAAAGCCAGCAGGAGCGCATCATTAAACAGCAGGTGGCCTGGGCTGCTGATTTCCGCAGCCACTACCCCAAGCTGGGCCAAGAGATGAGGATCCTGCGCACAGCCGACGATACTGTGCAAGATACTTCTTTTGAAACCTACCTGCGCGGCGAACTCTCAACTTATTCGGCGAATACACTCAGGCTCTATTTGAAAATGGTGCTCATGCTGGCAGCCCAGCGGCGCAATCTGACCGAGGAAACCTTGCTGGCTACCGTGCAAGCAGCCGGGTATGAGAACTTAGACCAAGCCGAAGCCGCCCAGCAAGAACCTTTGCAAGCCTGA
- a CDS encoding DUF1266 domain-containing protein translates to MASIFKQMKDFIRDSWNEADEDSAAEQQATASAGTATNSSSQPSPATEANAGQPESEEAQAAQQTLERIARLHQAEIFACSLAAPFRASACYDWFSLFKSSRQDPDPNVVPFHLYSFGDSSALKQDQIDMLRQQQERSFGIEHNEDVLKIGKNFLSLTGISLPSLSNVEEMPSPLDGFTFDREDDGVNAWLVSAFASLLVTGTECNGLPKEQAVQILSELAPVVLRNYQDWEQYAFDFLKTDQLLGINKGRGAKLLHNTVESLGFKSGSPWVRYPLSTYRDMAA, encoded by the coding sequence ATGGCTTCCATATTTAAACAGATGAAGGATTTCATCCGCGACAGCTGGAATGAGGCCGACGAGGACTCCGCGGCCGAGCAGCAGGCTACAGCGAGCGCCGGTACGGCAACGAACTCAAGCAGCCAACCGAGCCCAGCCACAGAAGCAAACGCCGGGCAGCCAGAGTCTGAAGAAGCACAGGCAGCTCAGCAGACGCTAGAACGCATTGCCAGGCTCCACCAGGCAGAGATTTTCGCATGCTCGCTAGCTGCACCCTTTAGGGCTTCTGCCTGCTACGACTGGTTCTCCCTCTTTAAGTCCAGCCGCCAAGACCCCGACCCGAACGTGGTGCCCTTCCACCTCTATAGTTTTGGCGACAGCAGCGCTCTCAAGCAGGATCAGATTGACATGCTCCGCCAGCAGCAGGAGCGCAGTTTCGGCATTGAACACAATGAAGACGTGCTCAAAATTGGCAAAAACTTCCTGTCTTTAACCGGCATTTCCCTGCCTTCTTTGTCCAACGTTGAGGAAATGCCGTCGCCCTTGGACGGTTTCACCTTTGACCGCGAAGACGACGGGGTAAACGCTTGGCTGGTGAGCGCTTTCGCTTCCCTGCTGGTCACCGGCACCGAGTGCAACGGGCTACCTAAAGAGCAGGCCGTGCAGATACTGTCTGAGCTGGCGCCTGTGGTCCTGCGCAACTACCAGGACTGGGAGCAGTACGCCTTCGACTTCCTCAAAACTGACCAACTGCTAGGCATTAACAAGGGCCGCGGGGCCAAGCTCCTGCACAACACTGTCGAGAGTCTTGGCTTCAAGTCTGGCAGCCCCTGGGTGCGCTACCCTTTGAGCACCTACCGCGATATGGCTGCCTAA
- a CDS encoding DUF1266 domain-containing protein, giving the protein MAEFAEKLGQAMIDNAQLNFYPEGKSGKGDFGESTPEAYTSEHYNFDQQWLLALGSFMCAYTGDYINAFKSTGNDSYIKMNLEDAWGIVDADSFRKTAQELIDTGHRTKFQPHMELISSYRETLNNSGVLMKCAVNVIPNTAIPYFQKKHDMDFRQVAPALGLENAELVRMLEIGHGKATMEHDELLGDMRNVDNILAWDAVRLANISRLAMLAGYISQEEAEQYASQLKKQVQDTYNSWQEVGAAYTLGAIIWHPSQTRAEAMNRTVDMLLQDPRALVNKIAFK; this is encoded by the coding sequence ATGGCAGAATTCGCAGAAAAGCTCGGCCAAGCTATGATTGACAACGCCCAGCTGAACTTCTACCCAGAAGGCAAAAGCGGTAAAGGCGACTTCGGCGAGAGCACGCCCGAAGCCTATACCAGCGAGCACTACAACTTTGACCAGCAGTGGCTGCTAGCCTTGGGCTCCTTCATGTGCGCCTACACCGGCGATTATATTAACGCTTTCAAGTCCACCGGCAATGATTCCTACATCAAGATGAACTTGGAAGACGCTTGGGGCATTGTGGATGCCGATAGCTTCCGCAAAACCGCTCAAGAGCTGATTGATACCGGGCACCGAACCAAGTTCCAGCCTCACATGGAGCTCATCTCCAGCTACCGCGAGACACTCAACAACTCGGGTGTCCTCATGAAATGTGCTGTCAACGTGATCCCCAACACCGCTATCCCCTACTTCCAAAAGAAGCACGATATGGACTTTAGGCAGGTAGCGCCCGCACTTGGCCTAGAGAATGCAGAACTAGTCAGAATGCTCGAAATTGGCCACGGGAAAGCCACGATGGAGCATGACGAACTTCTGGGCGATATGCGCAACGTTGACAACATCTTGGCTTGGGATGCCGTCCGCCTCGCCAACATCAGCCGCCTAGCGATGCTCGCAGGATACATCTCACAAGAAGAGGCCGAGCAGTACGCCAGCCAGCTCAAGAAGCAGGTGCAGGATACCTACAATAGCTGGCAAGAAGTCGGGGCCGCTTACACCTTAGGTGCCATTATCTGGCACCCTTCGCAAACCCGCGCCGAGGCCATGAATCGCACAGTCGATATGCTTCTGCAAGATCCACGAGCTTTGGTGAACAAGATAGCCTTCAAGTAA
- a CDS encoding alpha/beta hydrolase family protein: MRILKRLSALLLSFAVLFGLVSGLNALMNPGWQVEPYKDHIRPATADTAIASNRGATTPEGHYQTKETWVSVKLAPEVSIQAIVREPVGAPAGHPACLFIHGAGTGKAADVYGDLASALASAGITTLVPDKRLDTYTTFHRDYADMAADYGKSLDILRSWPGVDSAKTGLYAESEGTWISSIMTAQDPTLAYSILTSPPVYPGRSQMSMAVSSYLDLIGAPAGIQAQIPKLMGMNFSPLGLEYADFNTLPNWDKLTQPTLINFGTSDDSMPVEQGAQEITRRAAKAGNTNVTLRYYPANHQMRMGSLLAKAGLPLEPHYTHNLEDWINAISLGTKSNEWATPMIAGVQPRQLFTAPRTTHHGLIGSVGALIAVLVASFVLPALALVGALFLVIAGSSRRRRSTSNTPAFGPKIVGLLWAGSLASLASLGISLAYIGVTATHALQLEPLTANMIRGWTELKLLALLVLVVLAFLPARALHNRMAAKRSGDQPNSYTIMACHARKLPAQSATPRPAIAQGWGHWMVLILALAGIVCCLVSLSFWGLFAW; encoded by the coding sequence GTGCGAATTTTGAAACGTCTGTCAGCCCTGCTCCTCTCCTTTGCGGTGCTTTTTGGCCTAGTCAGTGGCCTGAATGCTCTTATGAATCCGGGCTGGCAAGTGGAGCCATACAAGGACCATATCCGCCCTGCAACTGCCGACACTGCTATTGCTTCCAATCGCGGAGCTACTACGCCCGAAGGCCACTACCAGACCAAGGAAACATGGGTCAGCGTGAAGCTGGCGCCCGAGGTCTCGATTCAGGCGATTGTGCGCGAGCCCGTTGGCGCTCCAGCTGGCCACCCAGCCTGTCTCTTCATCCACGGCGCAGGCACCGGCAAAGCTGCTGACGTCTACGGCGACTTGGCCTCAGCCCTCGCCTCGGCAGGCATTACCACGCTCGTTCCAGACAAGCGGCTCGACACTTACACCACCTTCCACCGCGACTACGCGGACATGGCAGCCGACTACGGCAAATCCTTGGACATCTTGCGTTCTTGGCCCGGAGTTGATTCCGCTAAGACTGGCCTCTACGCTGAGTCCGAAGGTACGTGGATTTCCTCGATTATGACCGCGCAAGACCCCACTCTTGCATACTCTATCTTGACTTCTCCGCCAGTCTATCCTGGCCGCAGTCAGATGTCGATGGCCGTGAGCTCTTACTTAGATTTGATTGGCGCGCCTGCGGGCATTCAAGCTCAGATTCCTAAGCTTATGGGCATGAACTTCTCGCCCCTCGGTTTGGAATATGCTGATTTTAATACCCTACCCAACTGGGATAAGCTCACTCAGCCCACGTTAATCAACTTCGGCACCAGCGACGACTCCATGCCCGTTGAGCAAGGAGCACAGGAAATCACCCGCCGCGCTGCCAAGGCAGGCAACACGAATGTGACCCTGCGATATTATCCGGCCAACCACCAAATGCGTATGGGAAGCCTACTCGCCAAGGCCGGCCTGCCACTCGAACCCCACTACACCCACAACTTAGAGGATTGGATTAACGCAATTTCCTTGGGCACCAAGTCCAACGAATGGGCCACTCCCATGATTGCAGGTGTTCAGCCCCGCCAGCTGTTCACAGCGCCCCGTACCACTCACCACGGGCTCATCGGGTCAGTTGGTGCACTGATAGCGGTCTTGGTAGCCAGCTTTGTTCTGCCGGCCTTAGCCCTAGTTGGTGCACTCTTCCTAGTTATTGCTGGCTCTTCCCGCCGCAGGCGTTCGACATCGAATACGCCGGCTTTTGGCCCTAAGATTGTAGGCCTCTTGTGGGCAGGCAGCTTGGCCAGTCTTGCTAGTTTGGGCATATCGCTGGCTTACATTGGTGTCACCGCAACTCACGCCCTCCAGCTTGAGCCCTTGACCGCCAACATGATTCGTGGGTGGACCGAGCTCAAACTGCTGGCCCTACTCGTGCTCGTAGTATTAGCCTTCCTCCCAGCCCGAGCTCTCCACAACCGGATGGCAGCCAAGCGCTCGGGAGATCAGCCCAATTCGTATACAATTATGGCCTGCCATGCCCGCAAGCTGCCCGCTCAATCCGCAACTCCACGCCCGGCCATTGCCCAAGGTTGGGGCCACTGGATGGTCTTGATTCTCGCCCTTGCAGGAATCGTCTGCTGCCTAGTTTCCCTATCATTCTGGGGATTGTTCGCCTGGTAA
- a CDS encoding SDR family oxidoreductase — protein MTIANKTVLITGASSGIGEASAKLLAQQGANVVLGARREGKLKQIADDISAAGGHAAYRQLDVTDPQQNKDFVAFAKEQFGSVDVMFLNAGLMPSSPLSALKTDEWNQMIDVNLKGVLNGIAAALPEFTSQKSGQFITTSSVAGLKAYPNGAVYGATKWAVRDLMEVLRMESAIEGTHIRTATIYPAAIQTELLSTITDPGALEAMNQTYDTYQIAPERVASVVSFAIDQPEDTNVCEFTIGPTTQPW, from the coding sequence ATGACTATTGCAAACAAAACAGTACTGATTACAGGCGCTTCCTCGGGCATCGGCGAAGCGAGCGCCAAACTCTTAGCCCAGCAGGGCGCAAATGTAGTCTTGGGGGCCCGCCGCGAGGGCAAGCTCAAGCAGATTGCGGACGACATTTCGGCAGCAGGCGGACATGCAGCATACCGTCAGTTGGATGTGACCGATCCGCAGCAAAACAAGGATTTCGTAGCCTTCGCCAAGGAACAATTCGGCAGCGTAGACGTGATGTTTTTGAACGCTGGTCTCATGCCCTCTTCCCCACTTTCGGCGCTCAAAACCGACGAGTGGAATCAGATGATAGACGTGAATTTGAAGGGCGTATTGAACGGCATCGCCGCAGCCCTGCCTGAATTTACCAGCCAAAAGTCGGGCCAATTCATTACCACCTCTTCGGTTGCCGGCTTGAAAGCCTACCCAAATGGCGCGGTCTACGGCGCGACCAAGTGGGCAGTGCGCGACCTAATGGAAGTACTGCGAATGGAGTCAGCCATCGAAGGCACCCATATTCGCACGGCAACAATCTACCCGGCAGCCATCCAAACCGAGCTCTTGAGCACTATTACCGACCCGGGCGCTTTGGAAGCCATGAACCAGACCTACGACACCTATCAGATTGCGCCCGAGCGCGTGGCCTCCGTCGTATCCTTCGCTATCGACCAGCCCGAAGACACCAACGTCTGCGAGTTCACGATTGGCCCCACCACCCAGCCTTGGTAA
- a CDS encoding DUF3152 domain-containing protein, whose protein sequence is MGTTQGSPQSSPPNQHSGKSKASSKCGTALRLGKAVLTALAPGSTAQASETQVSAIYRIRRWFLAFLTVIIVVCLIVMGVSKARKEASSQASETATTSATARPSPRPSADRSVTAPPQAAQPQPVVLSAQDRDNILTQAQSTAAASGKEQHQFTYCIAGKGDVGDTTEFEQEVFRTLNDVHGWPRAGATFTQGSEGTCDMTVVLSQSQYMTTFSGGCSNMYSCRVGNQVIINKDRWDGGTEYWLGAGGNMARYKVMVINHEVGHRLGHLDNEQTCAGPGQPAPLMQEQSMGLLGCAPNEWPLDSELWVR, encoded by the coding sequence ATGGGGACAACACAAGGCAGCCCTCAGAGCTCTCCCCCCAACCAGCACTCAGGCAAGTCGAAGGCATCGAGCAAATGTGGAACTGCCCTGCGCCTAGGTAAAGCTGTATTGACGGCGCTTGCTCCCGGAAGTACTGCTCAAGCTAGTGAAACTCAGGTGAGTGCTATTTATCGTATTCGGCGTTGGTTCTTGGCCTTCTTAACTGTCATAATTGTAGTCTGCTTAATCGTTATGGGAGTAAGTAAGGCACGCAAAGAGGCTTCTTCACAAGCCAGCGAAACGGCGACAACTTCTGCGACTGCTCGACCTTCACCGCGGCCGAGCGCAGACCGGTCTGTTACTGCGCCCCCGCAAGCGGCTCAGCCTCAGCCAGTAGTTTTGAGCGCTCAAGATCGGGATAATATCCTTACTCAAGCTCAGTCCACGGCTGCCGCGTCGGGCAAGGAGCAGCACCAGTTCACTTATTGCATCGCGGGCAAGGGCGATGTGGGCGATACCACTGAATTTGAACAAGAAGTGTTCCGCACGCTCAACGATGTACACGGCTGGCCTCGCGCTGGGGCCACGTTTACCCAGGGGAGCGAAGGCACTTGCGATATGACGGTTGTGCTCTCGCAATCTCAATATATGACTACGTTTTCGGGTGGCTGTTCTAATATGTACAGCTGCCGAGTAGGCAATCAGGTCATCATTAATAAAGACCGCTGGGATGGAGGCACGGAGTACTGGCTCGGGGCCGGTGGCAACATGGCTCGCTATAAAGTAATGGTCATTAACCACGAGGTCGGCCACCGTTTAGGTCATCTTGACAATGAGCAGACTTGTGCCGGACCGGGTCAGCCTGCGCCCCTTATGCAGGAGCAATCCATGGGGCTTCTCGGCTGTGCTCCCAACGAATGGCCCCTAGACTCAGAGCTTTGGGTTCGCTAG
- a CDS encoding DUF4097 family beta strand repeat-containing protein → MDEHSTPAEQQEQSQPPSMTVAFDMLDMQLHVNSGESLGLEINNCKRDPNELLDIDAGSNLLAIRQIEPARDMSHPLGSGQKPWQQPTVVVTIPSQQHIDMLVLTTNGGSAQLDAIHADRFMFTAQGASIRATDLVCDALGIDCQAASVEASNVQVRQHSVVTAEGGRVSITIQEGTRTKADFGYQANCVNGSIHLPDRTLTGMSQAQRTGSPSFELTSTNSRITLA, encoded by the coding sequence ATGGACGAGCACAGCACACCAGCGGAGCAGCAGGAGCAATCGCAACCTCCGAGCATGACGGTAGCTTTCGACATGCTAGACATGCAACTGCATGTGAACAGCGGCGAGAGCTTGGGCCTAGAAATCAATAATTGCAAACGTGACCCCAATGAACTCCTCGATATTGACGCTGGCAGCAACTTACTCGCTATCCGCCAAATTGAACCGGCCCGAGACATGAGCCACCCGCTGGGCTCGGGGCAAAAGCCATGGCAGCAGCCCACAGTGGTTGTGACCATCCCCTCCCAGCAGCACATCGACATGCTAGTGCTCACTACGAACGGCGGCTCAGCGCAGTTGGACGCTATTCACGCAGACCGGTTCATGTTTACCGCCCAAGGTGCTTCCATCCGCGCTACTGACTTGGTATGCGACGCGCTGGGTATCGACTGCCAGGCAGCCAGCGTCGAAGCTAGCAATGTGCAAGTAAGACAGCATAGCGTGGTCACGGCAGAGGGCGGACGCGTAAGCATCACTATCCAAGAGGGCACGCGCACCAAAGCTGATTTTGGATACCAGGCAAACTGCGTCAACGGTAGCATCCACCTACCCGACCGCACACTAACAGGCATGAGCCAAGCCCAACGCACCGGCTCACCCAGTTTTGAGCTCACCTCTACGAACTCGCGTATCACTTTGGCTTAA
- a CDS encoding DUF4037 domain-containing protein: protein MADLGNDDIQERTPTQVSGAHSAPSYLGADGSFDSKAFLQGLDAIFDSSQSNDNAEDYLLQALADAENAGDDAGLLTVLNEVIGYYRSRGRHQDNMWMIQRSLELAAKMQLQGTDAWTTTLINAATGMRAAGQYDQAEDLYKQALRSAKQTLEPGDRRLAALHNNLSMLYSETGRDQQGVDELRHALEILTASSPDPERDLDVASTHTNLALALLALAGGKSPEKQSTLANEAGEHAAQTLRIYQAGHLQSNPHYASALAGYGQVCFAGGQFGKAAGAYQEALGIIARDYGSASDSYAVTKENLDQALQAAQQAGQSVELVDASVDNSAGQSNVGANTSPAPSTPGAESKSERPKMTGLQLSRAYWEQYGKPMLEKKYPEYVTRIAAGLVGHGSECYGFDDEISQDHDFGPSFCLWLTSEDYAAIGSQLQADYEALPQEFMGYGPRENSVRAQGASKRVGVFEIGDFFQSITGYRQAPAQDKPHEWLLLPEATLAAATNGEVFADPLGRFLQARQDFRTMPDDVRFALISQRLGMISQAGQYNLGRSLQRGDGAAAWLSIDEFTKAVTSLVFLVNNPLTVGYTPYYKWTFAGLRTISGWMATRLSQVCGKLETILQLSSAACFGSAGFGEGGKGAGPTVERLEAEVEEVCQLILAELQAEGLTTSNENFLEWQRPYIEAHISSDDPSLHSI, encoded by the coding sequence ATGGCAGACTTGGGCAATGACGACATTCAAGAGCGCACACCAACGCAGGTAAGCGGCGCGCATTCAGCTCCTTCTTACCTTGGCGCAGACGGCTCGTTTGATTCCAAAGCATTTTTACAGGGATTAGACGCAATTTTTGACTCCTCCCAGTCCAATGACAATGCCGAAGATTACCTGCTGCAAGCCTTGGCAGACGCAGAAAATGCTGGAGATGACGCTGGCTTGTTGACCGTGCTCAACGAGGTTATCGGCTACTATCGCTCCCGGGGCCGCCACCAAGACAACATGTGGATGATTCAGCGCTCCTTGGAGCTCGCTGCCAAAATGCAGTTGCAGGGCACCGACGCTTGGACCACTACCCTGATTAACGCGGCTACCGGCATGCGGGCGGCAGGCCAGTATGACCAAGCTGAGGACTTGTATAAGCAGGCTTTACGCTCAGCCAAGCAGACCCTCGAACCGGGCGACCGACGCCTGGCAGCCCTCCACAACAACCTTTCCATGCTCTACTCGGAAACCGGCCGCGACCAGCAGGGCGTAGATGAACTCCGGCATGCTTTGGAGATACTGACTGCCTCCTCCCCCGACCCTGAGCGCGACTTGGATGTGGCATCTACGCATACAAACTTGGCTTTGGCGCTACTGGCTTTGGCTGGCGGCAAGAGCCCGGAAAAGCAGAGCACGCTTGCAAACGAGGCAGGTGAGCACGCCGCTCAGACCTTGCGCATCTACCAAGCAGGGCATTTGCAGTCCAACCCCCACTATGCTTCTGCGCTGGCGGGCTACGGGCAGGTTTGCTTTGCGGGCGGCCAATTCGGCAAGGCAGCGGGAGCTTACCAGGAGGCGCTTGGCATCATCGCCCGCGATTACGGAAGCGCCAGCGACTCGTATGCCGTCACCAAGGAGAACTTGGACCAAGCATTGCAGGCCGCACAGCAGGCAGGGCAAAGCGTAGAGCTGGTAGATGCGAGCGTTGACAATAGCGCAGGACAGTCCAATGTCGGCGCAAACACTTCGCCCGCACCCTCCACTCCCGGGGCCGAAAGCAAGTCAGAGCGCCCCAAAATGACGGGATTGCAACTGTCGCGCGCCTACTGGGAACAGTACGGCAAGCCTATGCTTGAGAAAAAATACCCCGAATATGTAACTCGTATTGCAGCTGGATTAGTGGGCCACGGCTCCGAATGCTACGGTTTCGACGATGAAATCTCCCAAGACCACGACTTCGGCCCCAGTTTCTGCCTGTGGTTGACTAGCGAGGATTATGCGGCCATCGGCAGCCAGCTTCAAGCCGATTATGAGGCACTTCCTCAAGAGTTTATGGGCTACGGACCCCGCGAAAACTCCGTGCGCGCCCAGGGAGCCAGCAAACGAGTGGGAGTCTTCGAGATAGGTGACTTCTTCCAATCCATCACCGGCTACCGGCAAGCCCCCGCCCAAGATAAGCCCCACGAATGGCTCCTTTTGCCCGAAGCAACGCTGGCAGCTGCCACTAATGGCGAGGTTTTTGCCGACCCTCTAGGCCGCTTCCTCCAAGCTAGACAAGACTTCCGAACCATGCCCGACGACGTACGCTTTGCCCTGATTTCTCAACGCTTAGGCATGATTAGTCAGGCAGGGCAATACAATCTCGGCCGTAGCTTGCAGCGCGGCGACGGAGCTGCGGCCTGGCTTTCTATCGACGAATTTACCAAAGCCGTAACCTCGCTAGTCTTCCTAGTCAACAATCCGCTAACGGTGGGCTATACGCCTTACTACAAGTGGACTTTTGCCGGGCTTCGCACCATCAGCGGTTGGATGGCAACCCGCTTGAGTCAGGTGTGTGGCAAGCTCGAAACTATATTGCAGCTCTCCTCGGCAGCTTGCTTTGGTAGCGCTGGTTTTGGCGAAGGAGGTAAGGGCGCGGGCCCCACCGTTGAGCGGCTTGAAGCCGAGGTTGAAGAGGTCTGCCAGCTCATTCTTGCCGAGCTCCAAGCCGAGGGGCTCACCACTTCCAACGAAAACTTCTTGGAATGGCAGAGACCCTACATCGAAGCGCATATTTCCAGCGATGATCCCAGTCTGCACAGCATTTGA